The DNA sequence CCcttcattttaattttaataaaaacccTCAAAGATTCTATAACTTTAAGTGAGAAAACAACATATAGATTGgttgaaacaaaaaataatgaTTCTCAAACTTAAACTACAATCTTCATCCAAGtcaatctttttttctttttcttttgttaagaaaaaaatctctgaatttttgataatttttatcAAATATGAAGAGAAAGGTTGATCAAGAAAATACCAACATGAAatggcatttttttttttttgggtcttTAAATAGCatcaaacaaaattatacatacattcaTACAAAGATAGATCAATAATCATTTTTCTTTCCTTAATTATTTGTTCTCATTACACTAACTAATGCTTTTCTATAAGAAAATGTTTAGAAGGATCTGCAAACCGGAAAGAGAAGGAGCGAGAGATCAAGCTATCATCATCTCGTTCATCATGAAAGTTTATATCATCATCCCATGCAAAGCTTAGATCAAAATTCTGAGAGTAACTGTGGGGATCATAGGGAACAAGACGACGCCGTTGCGGGGCGGAACAGGTGGATTCCAAAGACTTAAAAAGCTTCTTCTTTTCCTTCTTGAACTTCATCCAAAGAACTTTCCATATCTGCTTGTATGGATTATTAAGTGCTTGTATTGTAGTTGAGGAAGACTTAGCACTCTCTTTGTGGCAACTTCCTAAATTGATTGATCTTCTTTTGGTGCTTGAACTGCACCAGTTTCTTATATCCATTTTTGGAgataattattactaagatactCAACAAGCTCTCTTTTTTAGCCTTTTGGAAAGATAAAGCTTTTATTTTTGAATGATATATTGTTTGCCCTTTTGGCCTTTGGAAGACAGAGAGCTTTGGAGATAGATTTATTGGCCTTTTGGCTTGTGATTTCACACCTTAAGAGGCCAGCTAGGGAAGGTGAGAATATTAAATAAATGGATGTATGTGAATGTGAAGGACAATGCTTAAGTAAAGCACATGGTTTTGGACCTGTGTGGAGAGAGAATAACCTACAAAAGTTTGAACTAAAAtactcttttttatttattattaattattacaattattgttattattattattattattattctaattTCAGTTGGAACATGAAGTCAATTCAGCTCAGCCGCAGCTGAGCTATGAATTGAATATTTAGTCTCAAACGAAAAGCATAAACAAGAGTTCGTTAGACTAGGATTAATTATCCACCTAGATTCAGCCAAGAAcctaactgttttttttttctctacacTTTGCAGAAAATCTTTATCCGTATAAAGTGGATCCCAATTTGCATCACGTGACTGTCTTGAAGGTGGTTCAAGCCAAACAAACACCATGTGAGTGAGGACTGAGAAGTGGGAGCTTTGAGTTTGGGTCAAGGCTTGTTTGTTTAGTCAAAGTACTGAGAATCATTttccttattataattattatcgGTTAGTGTGTGAGTGTGTCTTATAGTGCATTTAAAGACAGAATTTAAGGAAAAGAAAGTGACAAATGAAATTGAGGTTTATAATTTACtgcaaatcaaagaaaacaaagaCAAATATCTTCAACCCAAGTGCTTTGGTGTTGTTTTGTTTCTATATTAACACTTTATGAAAATGTCAAAAAGGTCACATTACATTCCCTCTTAGCATTGGCCAATCTTAtacagaagaaaaaaaaattgttttcttgTATTTCATCTTTCAAACTTGACCACATCTAAAAAAGGGTTTTACATATTTTTGTCATGGAATGCTGACTGACCTCAAAGAGATCAAACTAAAAAGATTGAAAGGTATCtgcttctctctctatctctctcaagAACTATACAAACTTCTTTTTAA is a window from the Cannabis sativa cultivar Pink pepper isolate KNU-18-1 chromosome 1, ASM2916894v1, whole genome shotgun sequence genome containing:
- the LOC115703716 gene encoding uncharacterized protein LOC115703716, with protein sequence MDIRNWCSSSTKRRSINLGSCHKESAKSSSTTIQALNNPYKQIWKVLWMKFKKEKKKLFKSLESTCSAPQRRRLVPYDPHSYSQNFDLSFAWDDDINFHDERDDDSLISRSFSFRFADPSKHFLIEKH